GACAAGACTTTTACGACGTATCCAGATGAGTGGACAGCATCTGACAACGAGAGAGAGCATGCATCTGCACAAGCTCAGAGTCAGCCGCCGCAAGACGCTTCGCACAAGCAGAGGCGATATAAGCCACGAACCTGTCGTATTTGCCTCGATGTCGTGGAACCAAAATACCCTTCAAATTCGGGCAAGCCGGTATACGTATCCGATGACGCCGAGCTAGGAAGGCTTTTGTCCCCCTGCAAGTGCAAGGGATCGCAGAAATATGTGCATGAGGGATGTCTCAATTCTTGGCGGCTATCAAACCCCACGGCCCAAAGAAACTACTGGCAATGCCCAACGTGCAAGTTCTCCTATCGACTGGTGCGCCTCCATTGGGCCTCGATGCTAAGTAGCAAATGGGCTCAGGCCGGGCTGACGGTGGCTATACTTGTTGTCAGCATATTCTTTCTGGGATTTCTGGCAGACCCGCTCATCAATCTTTGGGTTGATCCCGTCGGTACAATCAGCGAAACCGTTACGAGCGTGGTGACGGATATTGAAGCGCTTCAGGAGCCAGATTGGGAGCCGCCGACGACATGGGTGGAGCATTTCACAAagggcttcttctcccttgggCTCGTCGGCATCTTCAAATCCATGCTCGCCGTCT
The Trichoderma asperellum chromosome 7, complete sequence DNA segment above includes these coding regions:
- a CDS encoding uncharacterized protein (TransMembrane:3 (i149-170o217-238i258-278o)~EggNog:ENOG41), which produces MDWFGERARTPYQSSVHDKTFTTYPDEWTASDNEREHASAQAQSQPPQDASHKQRRYKPRTCRICLDVVEPKYPSNSGKPVYVSDDAELGRLLSPCKCKGSQKYVHEGCLNSWRLSNPTAQRNYWQCPTCKFSYRLVRLHWASMLSSKWAQAGLTVAILVVSIFFLGFLADPLINLWVDPVGTISETVTSVVTDIEALQEPDWEPPTTWVEHFTKGFFSLGLVGIFKSMLAVSPWHWWNLRSMTGRRQEGGRARVENISILFVIIGAFTALMGIWKGVKKLSERVLKNVSERVLDVGADDDDGDLDEDERKDQ